One Brevibacterium spongiae DNA segment encodes these proteins:
- a CDS encoding sodium:proton exchanger — translation MPTAILRRIVLCLLIAAPAVVLRITGTEVAPVLDLFAFGAAIVAAAFLLAWAAEAAQKDISGALAIALLALIAVLPEYAVDLYYAFRSGTDPDYLHFAAANMTGSNRLLLGFGWPLVVIIALLVARRRTKRTTRRTTGAAKRTTGAQAQGQIPRTRAPRSLRLDSGARMDIGFLVILGVLAFAIPLMGAIPMWFGIGLVLIFAFYLWRAGQSAGDEEEEFVGAAALIAEMPKSARRITVISLFVVSAAIILLSAEPFAEALVASGQSLGIDSYFLVQWLAPLASEAPEFIIAAMFALRGMGAAAIGTLIASKVNQWSLLVGSLPIAHLAGGGGLGLPLDGRQIEEFTLTATQTILGVAIILALRFHWAPALGLAALFGVQFFVTDTSGRYVLSAIQAGLAIVFLILHRRDILPTLAAPFRRSGRDTDDPQLAEAAPTGPATADPGDAATGDPTAPATADRAETRA, via the coding sequence CGCCTTCGGAGCCGCGATCGTCGCTGCCGCCTTCCTCTTGGCATGGGCCGCCGAGGCGGCGCAGAAGGACATCTCGGGAGCCCTGGCGATCGCCCTGCTGGCACTCATCGCCGTCCTCCCCGAATATGCTGTGGACCTCTACTATGCGTTCCGGTCGGGCACGGATCCTGACTACCTGCATTTCGCGGCTGCGAACATGACCGGGTCGAACCGACTGCTGCTCGGCTTCGGGTGGCCGCTCGTCGTCATCATCGCCCTCCTCGTCGCCCGGCGCAGGACGAAACGCACGACGAGGCGTACGACCGGCGCAGCCAAGCGCACCACCGGCGCACAGGCCCAGGGACAGATTCCTCGGACGCGCGCACCGCGTTCCCTGCGCCTCGACTCGGGAGCTCGGATGGACATCGGATTCCTCGTCATCCTCGGCGTCCTCGCGTTCGCCATCCCGCTCATGGGCGCCATCCCGATGTGGTTCGGCATCGGCCTCGTGCTCATCTTCGCGTTCTACCTGTGGCGGGCCGGACAGTCCGCCGGTGACGAGGAAGAGGAGTTCGTCGGAGCGGCCGCGCTCATCGCGGAAATGCCGAAGTCGGCCCGCCGAATCACCGTCATCTCGCTGTTCGTCGTCTCCGCCGCGATCATTCTGCTCAGTGCCGAACCCTTCGCCGAGGCGCTCGTGGCCTCGGGGCAGTCCCTCGGAATCGACAGCTACTTCCTCGTCCAGTGGCTGGCTCCGCTCGCTTCGGAGGCACCGGAGTTCATCATCGCCGCGATGTTCGCCCTCCGCGGGATGGGGGCGGCCGCGATCGGCACGCTCATCGCCTCGAAGGTCAACCAGTGGAGTCTGCTCGTCGGGTCTCTGCCGATCGCCCACCTCGCCGGTGGAGGCGGCCTCGGGCTGCCCTTGGACGGCCGGCAGATCGAGGAGTTCACGCTCACGGCCACGCAGACCATCCTCGGCGTCGCGATCATCCTTGCCCTGCGCTTCCACTGGGCACCGGCGCTTGGGTTGGCGGCTCTGTTCGGGGTGCAGTTCTTCGTCACGGACACGTCGGGACGCTATGTGCTCTCCGCGATCCAGGCGGGACTGGCGATCGTCTTCCTCATCCTCCATCGCCGCGACATCCTGCCCACCCTCGCCGCTCCCTTCCGTCGATCCGGTCGGGACACGGACGATCCCCAGCTCGCCGAGGCGGCCCCCACCGGCCCCGCGACCGCAGACCCTGGTGACGCTGCCACCGGTGACCCCACTGCCCCTGCCACCGCTGATCGCGCGGAGACTCGCGCGTAG